From Candidatus Vondammii sp. HM_W22, one genomic window encodes:
- a CDS encoding Mu transposase domain-containing protein → MSIPAPFDGYIEHSKRVLSTSLIIFDNSRYSVPASFTNRPTSLHIHAHKLVMIAEEKVIAEHQRMFTRDHSQKCKQSMASITTRRYCSVSPVRCAMGHPSRNCQRASANYKNNGSSIPVTTRIWSMYWH, encoded by the coding sequence ATGTCGATTCCTGCGCCCTTTGACGGATATATAGAACACAGTAAGCGGGTCTTATCCACCTCCCTGATTATCTTTGATAACAGTCGTTACAGTGTACCCGCTTCTTTTACCAATCGCCCCACCAGCTTACATATTCATGCCCATAAATTGGTGATGATTGCAGAGGAGAAGGTGATTGCAGAACATCAGCGTATGTTCACACGAGATCACAGCCAAAAGTGCAAACAATCTATGGCTAGCATCACTACCCGTCGGTACTGCAGCGTAAGCCCGGTGCGTTGCGCAATGGGGCACCCTTCCAGGAATTGCCAGAGAGCTTCCGCAAACTACAAAAATAACGGCTCAAGCATCCCGGTGACAACCAGGATATGGTCAATGTACTGGCACTAG